Below is a window of Vicingus serpentipes DNA.
TTTTTAGCACGGTTACTTACTCCTGAAGATTTTGGTTTAGTTGGAATGGTGATGGCTTTTGTTGCTATAGCTCAAATTTTTGTTGATATGGGCTTTGGTACAGCTTTAGTTCAAAGAGAAAAAGTTGAAGAAATTCACTTTAGCTCAGTTTTTTGGTTAAACATTTCCATTGCTCTAATCATTACCCTAACATTTTTTTGGGGAGCCGAACTAATTGCTGATTTTTATCATAGAGAGGAATTAATTCCTATTGTTAAAGTAATGTCTTTACTTTTTATCATCTATTCTTTAGGAATCGTTAACCGCAGCCAATTACTAAGAAACATGGACTTTAAAAGTCTATCCATAATTAACGTATTTGCAACGCTAATTTCAGGTATTGTTGGTGTCGGAATGGCATTAACAGGTTATGGTGTGTGGGCTATCATTATTCAGAGTTTATTGAGTGGTGTAGTTACCTTAAGCTTGCTTTGGCTTAGAACAAAATGGATTCCTTCATTTATTTGGAGTTTAGATGCACTAAAGCCATTATGGAACTTTGGATACAAATTATTTATTAGTGGAGTTATACAGCGCATCTTTGATAGATTAGATGTTTTTATTATTGGAAAAATGTTTACTCCATCAGATTTAGGTTTCTTTACACGTTCAAAATCACTCAACCAATTAGTGGTTGATTATTCTTCTGGTAGCATTTCTTCTGTTTTGTTTCCTGCATTAAGTAAAAAACAAAATGATCCGGATCAAATAAAAACGATTGTTGTAAAAGCACTTCAAGTAGTTGGTGGAGCAGCATTTCTAATCAGTGGTTTATTGTTTATCTCTGCCGAAGAAATTATTGTGTTTTTGTTTACCGATAAATGGTTACCAGCAGTTCCTTATTTTAAAATATTACTATTAAGTACTTATGCTTACCCTTTAAATGCGATAATCATGAGCCCCATACAAAGCTTAGGCAGAACAGATGTCGTCCTGAAACTTCAATTAATGAAAAAATCCGTTTTATTATCTGGATTTATTATTGGCTTTATCTGGGGGATTAACGGTTACCTATATAGTTTAACAATAGTTTACATTATCAATTTATTATTAAATTCATATTTTTTAAACAAGCTTATTATTTTACCCAAAAGTAAACTAACTATAGAATTAATTAAACAAGCCATTTCAACTATTATTTCGGCTTATATTATACTGCATTTTCATTCATATTTTTCGGAAATTCTATTTTTAAGAATAATAATTAACTCTACTTTTTTTAGTGTGCTTTTTTTGCTAATTAATTACATATTCAAAACTCATTTTATTAAGTTTGTTTTGAATACAATTGTTCAACTTTACTCGAAATATAAACAATGACGTTGCCTTTTTTTAAAAATAAAATATTTTGTATCTCCTATCAACGGACTGGGACAACATCTACAGGACAATTTTTTAAAGACCACGGATATAAAGTTGCCACATGGGGAATTTCCAACAGTAACAAGTGGTCTTTAAGTTGGTTAAAAGGCGATTATGAGAAAATTTTCAAATCTTTCCATTTCAAAAAGCATCAAGTTTTTGAAGATGGACCTTGGTGGTGTAATGATTTTTATAAAGTGTTGTTTCATCGTTTTCCAAAATCAAAATTTATTTTGTTAGAAAGAAACCCTGATAAATGGTTTGATTCGATGCTTTCTCACTCCAATGGAAAGACGCTAGGTAACACTCACTTGCATTCCATTTTATACAATAGAGAATTAGATTTCCACAACTTAGGAAAAAAACTTGCCTATTACTCGGGTGAGATTGATAATTTATTACCACTTCAAGAAAAACATAGAGAACATTATAAAAATATTTATATTACTAGAATAAATGAAATAAAAATGTTTTTTGAAATTCATAATCCTGATCGATTATTTTTTGGAAGCCTAGAAGACAAGCAAGTGTGGAATAAAATAGGTGTTTTTTTTAACATTCCTGTTAAGGAAAATTACAATTCACATGCAAACAAAACTAAAAGTAAATAAAATCGCCTTCAAATGAAATTAGCCATTATGCAACCTTATATTTTCCCCTATATTGGTTATTTTCAATTAATTAACGCTGTAGACACCTTTGTATTTTATGATGATGTTAACTTCATTAAAAGAGGTTGGATTAATCGAAATCAAATCTTGATTAACAATAAAGCACATTTATTTTCTATTCCTTTAGTTAATGCTTCACAAAATAAGTTAGTCAATGAAGTTGAACTTGCAGCTGACATAAAATGGTTAAAACAATTTTATACTACACTAGAACAAAACTATAAAAAAGCACCTTTTTATGATGAAACTTTCCAACTAATAAAAAGTGTTTTTGAAGAACCCCTAAAAACAATTGATGAATTGGCTGAAAAAAGCATTATAACTGTTTGCAACCATCTCGAAATATCAACCGTATTAAAAAAAAGTTCGTTAGCTCATGCCTCTTCAAAGGGAATGGAAAAAGCTGATCGACTAATAGACATTACAATAAAAAATAAAGCGAATACTTATATCAACCCAATTGGAGGTAAGGAGTTGTACCACAAATCATACTTTAAAAAAAAAAATATTGATTTGTTTTTTATAAAAAACGAAATTAATTCATACCAACAATTTAATAATGACTTTATAGGTAGTTTATCTATTATTGATGTAATGATGTTTAATAGTAAAGAAAAAGTACAACAATTATTGACAGAATTTACTCTAATATAAATGAAACGAATAGCTATTCATAGTGTTCCTCGTTCTGGTTCTACATGGTTGGGTGAGATTTTTAATAGTCATCCTAAGGTGTCATACAAATATCAACCATTATTTTCTTATGCTTTTAAAAATAGACTGACTCCTAATTCAAGCCTACAAGATATTTCTCTTTTTTATAATGAAATAAATCTATCTAAAGATTCTTTTATAAATCAAGATGAAGCAAGAGAAATTAAAAGAGTAGCTAAATTTCATAAATCAAATGTAGCTGAATACACCG
It encodes the following:
- a CDS encoding sulfotransferase — protein: MTLPFFKNKIFCISYQRTGTTSTGQFFKDHGYKVATWGISNSNKWSLSWLKGDYEKIFKSFHFKKHQVFEDGPWWCNDFYKVLFHRFPKSKFILLERNPDKWFDSMLSHSNGKTLGNTHLHSILYNRELDFHNLGKKLAYYSGEIDNLLPLQEKHREHYKNIYITRINEIKMFFEIHNPDRLFFGSLEDKQVWNKIGVFFNIPVKENYNSHANKTKSK
- a CDS encoding WbqC family protein: MKLAIMQPYIFPYIGYFQLINAVDTFVFYDDVNFIKRGWINRNQILINNKAHLFSIPLVNASQNKLVNEVELAADIKWLKQFYTTLEQNYKKAPFYDETFQLIKSVFEEPLKTIDELAEKSIITVCNHLEISTVLKKSSLAHASSKGMEKADRLIDITIKNKANTYINPIGGKELYHKSYFKKKNIDLFFIKNEINSYQQFNNDFIGSLSIIDVMMFNSKEKVQQLLTEFTLI
- a CDS encoding lipopolysaccharide biosynthesis protein, whose translation is MLKKGILWDFIGKFFKQGIGFIISIFLARLLTPEDFGLVGMVMAFVAIAQIFVDMGFGTALVQREKVEEIHFSSVFWLNISIALIITLTFFWGAELIADFYHREELIPIVKVMSLLFIIYSLGIVNRSQLLRNMDFKSLSIINVFATLISGIVGVGMALTGYGVWAIIIQSLLSGVVTLSLLWLRTKWIPSFIWSLDALKPLWNFGYKLFISGVIQRIFDRLDVFIIGKMFTPSDLGFFTRSKSLNQLVVDYSSGSISSVLFPALSKKQNDPDQIKTIVVKALQVVGGAAFLISGLLFISAEEIIVFLFTDKWLPAVPYFKILLLSTYAYPLNAIIMSPIQSLGRTDVVLKLQLMKKSVLLSGFIIGFIWGINGYLYSLTIVYIINLLLNSYFLNKLIILPKSKLTIELIKQAISTIISAYIILHFHSYFSEILFLRIIINSTFFSVLFLLINYIFKTHFIKFVLNTIVQLYSKYKQ